A window of Phycisphaerae bacterium genomic DNA:
GCGGATCGAACCACGCATGGCCGCTGCGGACGTGGCCTGCGATAGGGCTCTGCGCAGGAACATCGGGTTGGTGCGGTTGTTCCTCCTTGAGCGAAGGGCGGGCAGCCGGGCGTTCGCCGAGGACATGCTCTCGATCCGCGGCAAGTGGGCGCTGGTCAGGACCCATCTGCCCAATCTGGTGGGGGGGCGAGAGGATGCCGAACTGCGGTACCTCGCGGACCGGTTTGCCTGTCACGTCGTCTCCGATGAGGAGTTGAAAGCGGTCCTTGAGATCGCGGTGGCCGCCTACGTGGCCCAGGTGCAGGCGATCGAGAACGAATTGCTGGTCGGTGTTCGGGCGGATGTGGCGGATCTCCCGCTGGCATCATTGCCGGCCAATGCGACCGACGAGATCGTAAGGGCGGAATACGAGCGGCTGGTGCGGGTCATCGCTCCTGCGGTGGCCGCCGATCTGGGCGTGGATGCGGCCCGCGAGTTGGCCAGCCTGGTGGCCGGTGATGTGGCCGCCGGAATCGCCGGCAGCGTGCTTGGCACCGTCGCCACGCGACTGGGCATCTCTTCCGGAATCCTGGCCGTCGGAGCAGGTTCCTCGTGGGCCACGCTTGGACTCTCCATCGTGGCGGCGGTGATCGCCGATCAGATCATCGACTTCGTCATCGACCAGGTGCACGATCCGACGGGAAAGCTCGCAGCCCGGGTGGACGAGATGCTGGCCGACGTCGGCCGTCTCATCGCTGAGGGGGACGGCGAGCGGCCGGGCTTGCGGGCCCAGCTGACTACCTTCGACAAGGCCCGGTCGACCATTCGCCGCGAGGCCCTGCGCAGGTTGGTGTTGGAAGAGCAGACTGCATCGAGATAGGAGTGAGAACCGAATACCGAAAGCCGAGAGAGTAGTCGTTCCAGCGTCGAGACCGGAAACTGACCAATGCGACTTCCCTCCCGCCTTTCATTCTCGGCGAAAACGGCTATCCTCGCTGTCATCATGACCAAGAAGGAGGTCGTGCTCGAATCCCTCGCATTTCGTCCGCCGCCGTATGTGCCTTGGGCTTGGGAGATGACCAAGGGATGCCAGCAGCGGGTTCGGGAGTTCCTCGGGACGGATGAGCTGACGGAGTTCGCGGGATCCCACTTCCTGGACATCGGGCCGGCGCCCGGGCGGTTCATCCAACTTGACGACCATTGCGTGCGAGATCTGTTCGGCGTCGTCTGGGATCGATCGGTCGACAAGGAGGTCGGTACGCCGCGAGAGTGGCCTATCCGTCAGCCGGAAGAACTGGACAGCTACCAGTTCCCCGACCCGACGGCCGACGTCTGGTTCGACGCAATCCCTGAACGGAAGGCCGCCCATCCCGATCTATTCTGCCGGTACCGCGTAGGCTTTGCCCTGTACGAGCGGGCGTGGGCTCTGCGCGGTATGTCCGATCTGCTGATGGACATGATCGAGCGCCCGGAGTTTGTCGATCGACTTCTCGACGAGGTGATGGAGCACAATCTGGCCAAGGCTCGCCAAGCGATCGAACTGGGGGCCGACGCGATTCTGTTTGGTGACGACTATGGCTCACAACGTGGGCTGATCATGGGCATTCGGCTCTGGCGTCAGTTCATCAAGCCGCGCCTGGCCCGGCTGTTCGCCGAGGTCCGGGACGCGGGGCGCGTTGTCTGTCTGCACTCCTGCGGATGCGTCGCCGAGTTGTTCGACGAGTTGGTCGAGATGGGTCTGCAGGTCTTCAACCCGTTCCAGCCAGAGGTCATGGATATCGCCGCGCTGAAAAAGCAGTATCACGGGCGGCTGGCCTTCCACGGCGGCATGAGCATCCAGAAGATCCTGCCCTTCGGCACGCCCGACGAGGTTCGCGCTGAAACCCGGCGTCTGATCGAACTAGGCCGCGAGGGCGGTTACATCGTGGCTCCGTCGCACATCGTGCCGCCGGACGTCCCGCCGGCCAACCTGGCGGCCATGATGGAGGTGCTCAGGGGCCAGCAGGGATTCCCTCGTTGAGCCTTTTCACACACCGCAGCCGCTTTCGTGGGTGGCCTGGGCGCGCTCAGACCACCCCAGTGCCGCAAATCGACCGCTGTTTCGGCCGACGATGTGACGACGCCTGGGAACTCTCTCCGCCCAATCCAGTATAACCCGATAGAGAACGGCATCGACGGCGTAGGGCAGGTTCATGGACGAGGACGCGATCCTCATTCAGCGGGTGGTCAACGGTGACGCGGGGGCGTTCCGGCCGCTCGTGGAGCGATACCAACGGCCCGTGCTCCGGTTCATCGCTAACATCGCCGGAGATCGCCATCTCAGTGAAGACATCGGCCAGGAGGTCTTCTTGGCGGCGTACCGGGCCCTGGGATCATTCGATTCCGCGCGGAGCCGGTTCGTAACGTGGCTGTTCACTATCGCCCGGAATCGGACGATCACGGCCGTGCAGAAGCGGCAAGTCGAGTATGTGCCGGAACTGCCCGATTGTCCGGCGGCAGGGAGGCCGGATGAGGCTGCGGAGCGGGCTGAATGGTACGGGGCTCTGGACCGGGCTCTGGCCGGTCTGCCGTTTGAGCAGCGGACGGCATTCGTTCTGGCCGAGTTCGAAGGGTTGACTTACGAGGAGATTGCCCGGGTAGAGCAGACTCGCGTGGGGACGGTTCGATCGCGCATCAGCCGGGCTCGGGAGAGACTCCGGCAGGTGCTGCACGAATATGGAGAAGAGCGATGAGCCGGCAGGATGAGCTGTATGAGGACTGGAAGGCTCGCAAGGCGGATGTCGTCGTGCCCGACGACTTCGTTGCGAACGTGATGGCCGGGGTTTACCGACAAGTGGCCGAGGGGGCGGCGGGACCCGCGTGTTCGGATGGCGTGTTAAGTCGGCTGCCGAGGCACCAGCTCGCCCAGGCGGGTCTGGTGGCCGCCGCGGCCGTGCTGGGCTTCCTGCGTTTGGCGGCGATGACCCACCTCGTGTTGGGCACGACCGTGGGAGGATGAGCGGATATGGCGGACGAGATGATCAGGGGGTCGGGGCCGGCGAGCGACGGTCCCAGTGATGCTTCGGGAAACGGCCTGGCGAGTTGTCCTACGATGCGAAAGCCATCGACCGCTCTTGAGCTGTCGCTGGTCCTGACCGGCCTGGGACAGGTGTATTGCGGTCGAATCGGACGCGGCTTGGCGCTCATGTTCCTGGCCGCGCTATGTCTTCCTGCGCTCATCGTGCCCCTGTTTCATGGGCCGTCGATGCACGCCTTCTGTGTAGTCCTGGTGCTATCTTCGATCCTGTACGTCGGCACAATTGTAGATGCTTATCGTCTCGCCAAGCGGACTCCCCCGGCGTATCAGCTCAAGGACTATAACCGTCCGTACGTGTACGTGCTGTTCATCCTGCTGTTTACGGGGGGCGCCGTCGCGTGCGCGTTCAACGTTCGATCGTCCCTGATGCAAGCCTTCTGTGTGCCGTCCGGTTCCTGCTTCCCCTCGATCATGCCGGGCGACCGTCTGTTGGCCAGCAAGATCGCGTACGACGATCATGATCCTGAACGCGGCGACGTGATCATCTTCCGACCGCCGGACAATCGGCGCGTTTTCGCGGTCAAGAGGATCGTGGCTCTGGCGGGCGACCGAGTGGAGATCCGAGGCGGGCAGCTCTACATCAACGAACAAGCGTGTCCGCGGCAGGAAGTTGGAGCCCGCACGCTTCAGCTCAAGGATCGTCCGGTCGCGGGAGCTGTCTTTCGCGAAACGAATGGAACGGCCGCCTATTCGGTCTTTTTGAGCAATGACGCAAAGGACCAACCGGCTGACTTCGGCCCGTTCACGGTGCCCAGATATTGCTGCTTTGTGCTGGGCGACAATCGGGCGAATTCCTCCGACAGCCGCCGCTTCGGCCCTATCTCGGTGACAAGCATTGTCGGCAAGGCTGAATACCTCTACTGGCCAGTGGATTCGTGGTCGCGGTTCGGCAGGTTGGAGTGAGGCTGCTACTCCCTCAGGGGCACGCCCGCGGCGCAGAACGCGGCGCGCAGATCGACCATACGCATGACGGGGGGCATCGGCCCGGACATGGTGGCCGCGAAGCCGCAGGAGCTATCGCCCCGGAGATTGCCATGGGCCCCGCGCA
This region includes:
- a CDS encoding uroporphyrinogen-III decarboxylase-like protein, with translation MRLPSRLSFSAKTAILAVIMTKKEVVLESLAFRPPPYVPWAWEMTKGCQQRVREFLGTDELTEFAGSHFLDIGPAPGRFIQLDDHCVRDLFGVVWDRSVDKEVGTPREWPIRQPEELDSYQFPDPTADVWFDAIPERKAAHPDLFCRYRVGFALYERAWALRGMSDLLMDMIERPEFVDRLLDEVMEHNLAKARQAIELGADAILFGDDYGSQRGLIMGIRLWRQFIKPRLARLFAEVRDAGRVVCLHSCGCVAELFDELVEMGLQVFNPFQPEVMDIAALKKQYHGRLAFHGGMSIQKILPFGTPDEVRAETRRLIELGREGGYIVAPSHIVPPDVPPANLAAMMEVLRGQQGFPR
- a CDS encoding sigma-70 family RNA polymerase sigma factor encodes the protein MDEDAILIQRVVNGDAGAFRPLVERYQRPVLRFIANIAGDRHLSEDIGQEVFLAAYRALGSFDSARSRFVTWLFTIARNRTITAVQKRQVEYVPELPDCPAAGRPDEAAERAEWYGALDRALAGLPFEQRTAFVLAEFEGLTYEEIARVEQTRVGTVRSRISRARERLRQVLHEYGEER
- the lepB gene encoding signal peptidase I encodes the protein MRKPSTALELSLVLTGLGQVYCGRIGRGLALMFLAALCLPALIVPLFHGPSMHAFCVVLVLSSILYVGTIVDAYRLAKRTPPAYQLKDYNRPYVYVLFILLFTGGAVACAFNVRSSLMQAFCVPSGSCFPSIMPGDRLLASKIAYDDHDPERGDVIIFRPPDNRRVFAVKRIVALAGDRVEIRGGQLYINEQACPRQEVGARTLQLKDRPVAGAVFRETNGTAAYSVFLSNDAKDQPADFGPFTVPRYCCFVLGDNRANSSDSRRFGPISVTSIVGKAEYLYWPVDSWSRFGRLE